In one Inquilinus sp. Marseille-Q2685 genomic region, the following are encoded:
- the rplR gene encoding 50S ribosomal protein L18: MTTKTNELRERRKGRLRHKLSQARYGRVRLSVFRSSKQIYAQVIDDQAGKTLAAASSIEKDLRGSLKTGATIEAAAAVGKLLAERAKAAGVDKVVFDRGHYLYHGRVKALADAAREGGLDF, from the coding sequence ATGACCACCAAGACCAACGAGCTGCGCGAGCGCCGCAAGGGGCGTCTCCGCCACAAGCTGAGCCAGGCCCGCTATGGCCGGGTTCGCCTGTCCGTGTTCCGGTCCTCCAAGCAGATCTACGCCCAGGTCATCGACGACCAGGCCGGCAAGACCCTTGCCGCCGCCTCGTCGATCGAGAAGGACCTGCGCGGGTCGCTGAAGACCGGCGCCACCATCGAGGCCGCCGCCGCGGTCGGCAAGCTCCTGGCGGAGCGCGCCAAGGCCGCCGGGGTCGACAAGGTCGTGTTCGATCGTGGGCACTACCTGTATCACGGCCGGGTCAAGGCCCTAGCCGATGCCGCCCGTGAGGGCGGCCTGGACTTCTGA
- a CDS encoding carboxypeptidase-like regulatory domain-containing protein, translating to MKLLEKGAGLAVALLLAACNTATPKAQSSASAADAGVVASSAQPATGTVRGRGYVILPTGDMVTCARLKVLAVGPNAPKDRGVQRDAICNSQGYFEFTDLPAGVWDLKTVALWRIRDTDTAQGIELWEDGVRVKAGQETNATVARILCCSRDASNVGWVDFFTVDLKTGKVGGSLW from the coding sequence ATGAAGCTTTTGGAAAAGGGCGCCGGTCTGGCCGTCGCGCTCCTGCTTGCCGCATGCAACACCGCAACGCCTAAGGCCCAGTCGTCGGCATCGGCTGCCGACGCCGGCGTGGTGGCGTCCTCGGCTCAGCCGGCGACCGGGACGGTCCGGGGACGCGGCTATGTTATCCTGCCCACCGGCGACATGGTCACTTGTGCCCGGCTGAAGGTACTGGCCGTCGGGCCGAACGCTCCCAAGGATCGGGGAGTTCAGCGGGACGCCATATGCAATTCACAGGGATATTTCGAGTTCACCGACTTGCCGGCCGGGGTGTGGGATCTGAAGACGGTCGCCTTGTGGCGGATCCGGGACACGGACACAGCGCAGGGGATCGAGCTGTGGGAGGACGGTGTGCGGGTCAAGGCGGGTCAGGAAACGAATGCGACCGTCGCCCGAATCCTGTGCTGCAGCCGTGATGCCAGCAATGTCGGTTGGGTAGATTTCTTCACGGTCGACTTGAAGACTGGAAAGGTCGGCGGGTCGCTCTGGTGA
- a CDS encoding NAD(P)-dependent alcohol dehydrogenase, with the protein MRQYRFPRIGSIDDLTLAETETPVPGRGQALVRLRAASLNYRDLMVATGRYSRGPALPDLVPLSDGAGEVVAVGPDVTRVKVGDRVAGIFMQSWIGGEIDAADHASALGGAAHGVLAEYRVFDQDGLVHLPDHLSFEEGAALPCAGVTAWNALYGGQHPLQPGETVLVLGTGGVSILALQFAHAAGARVIATSSSDAKLEQAKALGAAELINYRRHPEWEKEVLRLTGGRGVDHVIEVGGAGTVPKSIAATRIGGFVQLIGVLTAGSPFEPTPLIGRSVTLRGLYVGSRQMFEAMNRHIAQAGIRPVIDRVFPFEQAKDAYRHLEAAGHVGKIVIAIG; encoded by the coding sequence ATGCGCCAGTACCGCTTCCCCCGCATCGGCAGCATCGACGACCTCACCCTCGCCGAGACCGAGACGCCGGTCCCCGGCCGCGGCCAGGCGCTGGTCCGGCTGCGCGCGGCGTCGCTGAACTACCGCGACCTGATGGTCGCCACCGGCCGCTACAGCCGCGGCCCGGCGCTGCCCGACCTGGTGCCGCTGTCCGACGGCGCCGGCGAGGTGGTGGCGGTCGGCCCGGACGTGACCCGGGTCAAGGTCGGCGACCGCGTCGCCGGCATCTTCATGCAGAGCTGGATCGGCGGCGAGATCGACGCCGCCGATCACGCCAGCGCCCTGGGCGGCGCGGCCCATGGCGTGCTGGCCGAATACCGGGTCTTCGACCAGGACGGGCTGGTGCACCTGCCCGACCATCTGTCCTTCGAAGAGGGCGCGGCCCTGCCCTGCGCCGGGGTGACCGCCTGGAACGCGCTCTATGGCGGCCAGCATCCGCTGCAGCCGGGCGAGACCGTGCTGGTGCTGGGCACCGGCGGCGTCTCGATCCTGGCGTTGCAATTCGCCCATGCCGCCGGGGCCCGGGTGATCGCCACCTCCTCCAGCGACGCCAAGCTGGAGCAGGCGAAGGCGCTGGGCGCAGCCGAGCTGATCAACTACCGCCGCCATCCGGAGTGGGAGAAGGAGGTGCTGCGCCTGACCGGCGGGCGCGGCGTCGACCATGTCATCGAGGTCGGCGGCGCCGGCACGGTGCCGAAGTCGATCGCCGCCACCCGGATCGGCGGCTTCGTGCAGCTGATCGGCGTGCTGACCGCCGGCAGCCCGTTCGAGCCGACGCCCCTGATCGGCCGGTCGGTGACGCTGCGCGGCCTCTATGTCGGCTCGCGCCAGATGTTCGAGGCGATGAACCGGCACATCGCGCAGGCCGGCATCCGCCCGGTGATCGACCGGGTCTTCCCGTTCGAGCAGGCCAAGGACGCCTACCGCCACCTCGAAGCGGCCGGCCATGTCGGCAAGATCGTGATCGCAATCGGGTGA
- the rpsE gene encoding 30S ribosomal protein S5, whose protein sequence is MARESRDTRGPRDRGDKRPSEREAGEELIEKLVSINRVAKVVKGGRRFGFAALVVTGDGRGRVGYGSGKAREVPEAIRKATEQAKRSMIRVPLREGRTLHHDILGHFGAGKVQLRSATQGTGIIAGGPMRAIFEALGVQDVVAKSIGTSNPHNMIKATFEALRTIEGPRAVAARRGKRVADIIGTPGKREGGVEVVEAANG, encoded by the coding sequence ATGGCACGCGAAAGCAGAGACACGCGCGGTCCGCGGGATCGTGGCGACAAGCGCCCGAGCGAGCGCGAGGCGGGTGAGGAGCTGATCGAGAAGCTCGTCTCCATCAACCGCGTCGCGAAGGTGGTGAAGGGCGGGCGGCGCTTCGGCTTCGCCGCGCTGGTCGTGACCGGCGACGGCCGCGGCCGGGTCGGCTACGGCTCGGGCAAGGCCCGCGAGGTGCCGGAGGCGATCCGCAAGGCGACCGAGCAGGCGAAGCGCAGCATGATCCGCGTTCCGCTGCGCGAGGGCCGGACGCTGCATCATGACATCCTGGGTCACTTCGGCGCCGGCAAGGTCCAGCTCCGCAGCGCCACCCAGGGCACCGGCATCATCGCCGGCGGTCCGATGCGCGCGATCTTCGAGGCGCTGGGCGTCCAGGACGTCGTCGCCAAGTCGATCGGCACGTCGAACCCGCACAACATGATCAAGGCGACCTTCGAGGCGCTGCGGACGATCGAGGGCCCGCGGGCCGTCGCCGCCCGGCGCGGCAAGCGCGTCGCCGACATCATCGGCACCCCGGGCAAGCGCGAGGGTGGCGTCGAGGTGGTGGAGGCCGCGAATGGCTGA
- the rpmD gene encoding 50S ribosomal protein L30 has protein sequence MAEKATVIVTQIGSPIGRREDQRQTLIGLGLNKLHRTRELEDTPAVRGMIEKVKHLVRVEQAG, from the coding sequence ATGGCTGAGAAGGCGACCGTGATCGTCACCCAGATCGGCAGCCCGATCGGCCGTCGCGAGGATCAGCGCCAGACGCTGATCGGCCTCGGCCTCAACAAGCTGCATCGCACGCGCGAGCTGGAGGACACTCCGGCGGTGCGCGGGATGATCGAGAAGGTCAAGCACCTGGTGCGGGTCGAGCAGGCGGGCTGA
- the rplO gene encoding 50S ribosomal protein L15 translates to MTKLNDLRDNAGARKSRIRVGRGIGSGKGKTGGRGVKGQKSRTGVALKGFEGGQMPIYMRLPKRGFNNKKFRSNYAVVNLGRLQKAIEAGRIDAAKPVDAEALVAGGLIAKSLDGVRLLAKGELSAKVTLHVHSASAAAVAAVEKAGGSVVQTSPAPAEAVDSDAGASSQA, encoded by the coding sequence ATGACGAAACTCAACGATCTCCGCGACAATGCGGGCGCGCGCAAGTCGCGCATCCGCGTCGGCCGCGGCATCGGCTCCGGCAAGGGCAAGACCGGCGGCCGTGGTGTGAAGGGACAGAAGAGCCGTACCGGCGTCGCCCTCAAGGGCTTCGAGGGCGGCCAGATGCCGATCTACATGCGGCTGCCGAAGCGGGGCTTCAACAACAAGAAGTTCCGGTCGAACTACGCCGTGGTCAATCTCGGCCGCCTGCAGAAGGCGATCGAGGCCGGGCGCATCGACGCGGCCAAGCCGGTCGACGCCGAGGCGCTGGTCGCCGGCGGCCTGATCGCCAAGTCGCTGGACGGCGTCCGGCTGCTGGCCAAGGGCGAACTCTCGGCCAAGGTCACCCTGCACGTCCACAGCGCCTCGGCGGCTGCGGTCGCGGCGGTGGAGAAGGCCGGCGGCTCGGTGGTCCAGACCAGCCCGGCCCCGGCCGAGGCTGTCGACAGTGACGCAGGGGCGTCGTCCCAGGCTTAA
- the secY gene encoding preprotein translocase subunit SecY, whose translation MASAAEQLAANLNFGAFAKATELRKRIWFTLGALIIYRIGTYVPIPGIDPRVLSEIFTQQGGGLLGILNMFAGGALGRMTIFALNIMPYISASIIIQLLTAVSPTLEALKKEGEAGRKKINQYTRYFTVVLATAQAYALAVGLESVHGSMGAAVVDPGWYFRFTTVVTIVGGTMFLMWLGEQITSRGVGNGISLIIFTGIVASLPHALVQMLELGRTGALSPFVILVLLVLCVAVIFFIVYMERAQRRLLVQYPKRQVGNRMFGGESSHLPLKLNTSGVIPPIFASSLLLLPATLIGFAGNQAEGAGGWVSWIATQLAHGQPLFMALYAALIIFFCFFYTAIVFNPEETADNLKKYGGFIPGIRPGKSTADYIDYVLTRITVIGAAYLTVVCLLPEFLTSQYAVPFYFGGTSLLIVVTVTMDTVAQVHSHLLAHQYEGLIKKSKLRGSRR comes from the coding sequence ATGGCATCTGCTGCAGAACAGCTCGCTGCGAACCTGAACTTCGGCGCCTTCGCCAAGGCGACGGAGCTCCGCAAGCGCATCTGGTTCACCCTTGGCGCGCTGATCATCTACCGCATCGGCACTTATGTGCCGATTCCGGGCATCGATCCCCGCGTGCTGTCGGAGATCTTCACCCAGCAGGGCGGCGGCCTCCTCGGCATCCTCAACATGTTCGCCGGCGGCGCGCTGGGTCGCATGACGATCTTCGCGCTGAACATCATGCCGTACATCTCGGCCTCCATCATCATCCAGCTCCTGACGGCGGTGTCGCCGACGCTCGAGGCGCTGAAGAAGGAGGGCGAGGCCGGGCGCAAGAAGATCAACCAGTACACCCGCTACTTCACCGTGGTCCTGGCCACGGCCCAGGCCTATGCGCTGGCGGTCGGGCTCGAGAGCGTGCACGGCTCGATGGGCGCGGCGGTGGTGGACCCCGGCTGGTACTTCCGCTTCACCACGGTGGTCACCATCGTCGGCGGCACCATGTTCCTGATGTGGCTGGGCGAGCAGATCACCTCGCGCGGCGTCGGCAACGGCATCTCACTGATCATCTTCACCGGCATCGTCGCCTCGCTGCCGCACGCCCTGGTACAGATGCTGGAGCTGGGCCGGACGGGCGCACTGTCGCCCTTCGTTATCCTGGTGCTGCTGGTGCTGTGCGTGGCGGTGATCTTCTTCATCGTCTACATGGAGCGGGCGCAGCGCCGCCTGCTGGTGCAGTACCCCAAGCGCCAGGTCGGCAACCGCATGTTCGGCGGCGAGAGCTCGCACCTGCCGCTCAAGCTCAACACCTCGGGCGTGATCCCGCCGATCTTCGCCTCGTCGCTGCTGCTGCTGCCGGCGACGCTGATCGGCTTTGCCGGCAACCAGGCCGAGGGCGCCGGTGGCTGGGTGTCCTGGATCGCGACGCAGCTGGCGCATGGCCAGCCGCTGTTCATGGCGCTCTATGCCGCGCTGATCATCTTCTTCTGCTTCTTCTACACCGCGATCGTCTTCAACCCGGAGGAGACGGCCGACAACCTGAAGAAGTATGGCGGCTTCATCCCCGGCATCCGCCCGGGCAAGTCGACCGCCGACTACATCGACTATGTGCTGACCCGGATCACCGTGATCGGCGCCGCCTATCTGACGGTGGTCTGCCTGCTGCCGGAGTTCCTGACGTCGCAATACGCGGTGCCGTTCTACTTCGGCGGCACCAGCCTGCTGATCGTGGTCACGGTCACCATGGATACGGTGGCCCAGGTCCATTCCCATCTCCTGGCCCATCAGTATGAAGGGCTGATCAAGAAATCGAAGCTGCGGGGGAGCCGTCGATGA
- a CDS encoding LysR substrate-binding domain-containing protein, which produces MTTDSLPLPALHAFEAAARHVSFTRAAEELGLTQAAVSYHVKRLEERLGAPLFARRGRSLALTETGERLAAEVVDAFGRLRAAVGSEVDAAGRTLTIVSVPTFTTHWLAPRRGAFQAAHPELTVKLATSTELGDSIEGELTADIEIRAGPSGFPPRFIAHQLLEVRLACVVAPRLAAGLREPADVLSLPLIGMSMSWDAWFEAAGVEAPTAIRKPAPRFDNQAASAQAAAGGLGAALVTPDFFAEDLATGRLVAPFPLLVDRAKGYWLVYAADQRHRPKIRAFRDWIVAAAAAGSRP; this is translated from the coding sequence ATGACGACCGACAGCCTGCCCCTGCCCGCCCTGCACGCCTTCGAGGCAGCGGCGCGGCATGTCAGCTTCACCCGCGCGGCGGAGGAGTTGGGGCTGACCCAGGCGGCCGTCAGCTACCACGTCAAGCGGCTGGAGGAACGGCTGGGCGCGCCGCTGTTCGCCCGCCGCGGCCGCAGCCTAGCCTTGACTGAGACCGGGGAGCGGCTGGCGGCCGAGGTGGTCGACGCTTTCGGCCGGCTGCGCGCCGCGGTCGGCAGCGAGGTGGATGCGGCGGGTCGCACCCTGACGATCGTTTCGGTGCCCACCTTCACCACCCATTGGCTGGCGCCGCGCCGGGGCGCCTTCCAGGCCGCGCATCCGGAGCTGACGGTCAAGCTCGCCACCAGCACCGAGCTCGGCGACAGCATCGAAGGCGAGCTGACCGCCGATATCGAGATCCGTGCCGGGCCAAGCGGCTTTCCGCCGCGCTTCATCGCCCACCAACTGCTGGAGGTTCGCCTCGCCTGCGTGGTGGCGCCGCGGCTCGCGGCCGGGCTGCGCGAACCGGCGGATGTGCTGTCGCTACCGCTGATCGGCATGAGCATGAGCTGGGACGCCTGGTTCGAGGCGGCCGGCGTCGAGGCCCCGACGGCCATTCGGAAGCCGGCGCCGCGCTTCGACAACCAGGCGGCCTCGGCGCAGGCCGCCGCGGGCGGGCTGGGCGCGGCCCTGGTCACGCCCGACTTCTTCGCCGAGGATCTGGCCACTGGACGGCTGGTCGCGCCCTTTCCGCTTCTGGTCGACCGCGCCAAGGGTTACTGGCTGGTCTACGCCGCGGACCAGCGTCATCGGCCCAAGATCCGCGCCTTCCGAGACTGGATCGTCGCAGCAGCCGCCGCGGGTTCGAGGCCATGA
- a CDS encoding adenylate kinase yields MNLILLGPPGAGKGTQAKRLEDRYGLKQLSTGDMLRAAIAAGTPLGRQVKEVLDRGDLVTDETMLDMIAERIAQPDCDRGFILDGFPRTVRQAQGLDEMLGRHGKSLAVVIEMKVDEAALFARVANRAAQSAEKRSDDTEETLRKRLAVYREQTAPIIPYYRDKGLLKAVDGMADIDTVTREIETILGLQPADASAS; encoded by the coding sequence ATGAATTTGATCCTGTTGGGCCCGCCCGGGGCAGGGAAGGGGACGCAGGCGAAACGGCTGGAGGATCGGTACGGGCTGAAGCAGCTCTCGACCGGCGACATGCTGCGGGCGGCGATCGCCGCCGGCACGCCGCTGGGCCGGCAGGTGAAGGAGGTCCTGGACCGCGGCGATCTGGTCACCGACGAGACCATGCTCGACATGATCGCGGAGCGGATCGCGCAGCCCGACTGCGACCGCGGCTTCATCCTCGACGGCTTCCCGCGCACCGTGCGCCAGGCCCAGGGGCTGGACGAGATGCTGGGCCGGCACGGCAAGTCCCTGGCCGTGGTGATCGAGATGAAGGTCGACGAAGCGGCGCTGTTCGCCCGCGTCGCCAACCGCGCCGCCCAGTCGGCCGAGAAGCGCTCCGACGACACCGAGGAGACGCTGCGCAAGCGCCTCGCCGTCTATCGCGAGCAGACCGCGCCGATCATCCCCTATTACCGTGACAAGGGGCTCCTGAAGGCGGTCGACGGCATGGCCGACATCGATACGGTGACGCGGGAGATCGAGACCATCCTCGGCCTGCAGCCGGCAGACGCCTCGGCGTCCTGA
- a CDS encoding RidA family protein, producing MSSNLPIFFNPETMPAPNGYSQVAMIPAGARLVQLAGQVGIRPDGTITGPDFAAQAEQAFENVKAGLAAAGSGFEHVIRLGMFVTDFAAQGPALRAVRDRYVNIAAPPVSTTLQVSRFFREGLLFELDVLAVVPG from the coding sequence ATGTCTTCAAATCTTCCTATCTTCTTCAACCCCGAGACCATGCCGGCGCCGAACGGCTATTCGCAGGTGGCTATGATCCCGGCCGGCGCCCGGCTGGTCCAACTCGCCGGCCAGGTCGGCATCCGCCCGGACGGGACGATCACCGGACCGGATTTCGCCGCCCAGGCCGAACAGGCCTTCGAGAACGTCAAGGCCGGCCTGGCCGCCGCCGGCAGCGGCTTCGAGCATGTGATCCGGCTCGGCATGTTCGTCACCGACTTCGCCGCCCAGGGGCCGGCCCTGCGCGCGGTGCGTGACCGCTACGTCAACATCGCGGCGCCGCCGGTCAGCACGACGCTGCAAGTGTCGCGATTCTTCCGTGAAGGGCTGCTGTTCGAGCTCGACGTGCTCGCCGTGGTGCCGGGGTGA